CCAATGCAGGAGGAGCAGAAGGAGAAAACGTCTTGCTTTGGTCATCCTGAACCCAGACCGTGGGCATGCCGTAATCGTCGTCCGGTACACGCCTATCAAATGAAACCGAAATGTGACAAACGCATTGGGCAACGCAGCTAACGCAAGTCATTGTCGGTTAATAAGGACAAGTTCTCGGCAGCCGCCGTCGATGCCACGTAAGGCAAGGCCTTCACTTCGGCTGGTTCGGCCACGCCTTGATACGCACGCAGAACACGGCATCGTGCGTTCCCAGCGGGCCAGGCGCGCCGTTCCATCCATTGCCGAGGCGGTCGTAGCACACCAGGACCTCGTTGTCACCTACGAGTGCCATGCCGGTGTAGGAGGTGCTGCCCGGAGGATCCGTCCATTTCCCGCCGCACCAATCCGGAGAGTACTGCATGGATTCCTCGGCGACATGCGCGTTGTGATGCTCGGCTAGATTCACGCGCTCCCAGATTTTGCCTTCGCCATCCGCGCACGCCCACACATAGAGGCCTGGCCGACCGCCGGAGAGCAGAAGGATGCCGTTCTTGAGGCGCGCGAGCTGGGGCTCGACGCAGAACACGCCGTTCATGCGCTCCGGCGCCGTCCACGTGGCGCCTTCGTCGGCACTGTAGCTCTTGTGATAGTCGCTGCCTGTGCGATACACGCAGAGCAGCCGGCCATCCGCGAGCCGTACGGAATTGCTCTCATTGGCCCCTTCTGGAGCTTCCTTCAGAGTGGCGCCTTCGGCCACCGTGGCCTGATACTGCCACGTCGAGCCGTTGTCCGCGCTCGTGGCCGACCACACGGAATCCTTGCCATCGCCCGCGAACTTACCGTAGAAAGTCGTAAACCACGGCCCGTTCTTGAGGCGCAGGATGTTACCGTTCGTCAACAGATAAACTTCCCCGCCGGGATAATCGGCCAATTCGCGTGGAAATCCCAGGAATTTCATCGGCGTGCGCTGCACATGGATGGTGCCGTTCTCATCCAAAGCGACTTCCGTGCCGTCGGCGCGTGCGTTCCGCTTGTCCTGCTCCGAAACCGGCCATGTTTCGTAAGGCATGATGAGGAGCTTCCGAGCTTCGAGGGACATCGAAATCGGCCCGTAGCACTCGATCTGGGCGAGAGGCTTCCACGTGGCGCCACCGTCTCTCGACAGATGCAGAGCCGCCGGCCATTGGCCTTGCGCCTTGTCATCAGCGAGCACAACTTCGCAAAGGATATCCTGCCCCTCGACGCGATGCAGAGTAGAGAACCAGAAATGGCCCTGGGCGCGCCCGACCTCGCTTGGCGGCCCGATCTCGATCTCGCAATTCGCCAAGGCATACCTCTGCACCGCACGCGCGGCCGAAGGCGCATCCGACGGCGGTTGGCCGCTGCTCTGCCACGAAAGGGCGGCCCAAGCCAGGCTAGACATAAGGAGACATGCTGAGAAACGTGTTTGCGTGCACACATGCACCTCCATGAAATCCCGTTCGATCTTTCCGTGGCGCCCGCCGCTGGCGGGTACGATACTGTAAGCTGCCGCGTCTGATGGTGATGATGACTATCGTTGACTAGCATTTGACCAGAATCCGCGGTCGGGCTTCAAGCGCCGCGACAATCGAATTAGAGAGCAGAGACAAGAGCTAGCGGCGAACCTACGGGAAATCGGCCTTCGAGGCCACGGCGATACATCAGCACGGAAGGCGCCACTCATGCAGTCGGGCCCTGCCGGTCCTCGAAACGCATAAGGGGCCGTATGGAAAGGAAGTTGGATCGTATCAAAAGTCATTCTTGGGTAGTCCGTTGAGTGCTGTTTTGGGGACGGAATTTCGGTCGCGGTCGTGAGTAGTTGGGTGGGCGGATTCATTTCTTGGGCCTCAAATCGGCGAACAAGCGTAGCTCGCCCTTACTGAATGAGCCTTGATGTGAAGTTGGCTTATGCAACTTGACGGGAGTAGTACCGAAGCATGCCGCCGAGACGATTGCAGCAAGCCACTCTCCCCCACGCTTGGCCGACCTCGCTGCCCGCTTCGATCAGGTTGTTGTCCAGTCCCTGGTGGTTGCGCTCGCCGTGGTAGTGTGCTTCGAACTGCGTGAGGGCGCGACGTAATGAACGTTCGCCGAAGAAGATCATCCGGTTGAGGCACTCGGATTTTACGGAGCGCATGTATCGCTCGAGATTGGCATTCAAATTCGGACTGTGGGGCGGCGTCACAACGGCTTTCGTCTCTGAGCCTTCGATCACGCCACAAAACGCGAGGAAGTTGGCGTCTCGGTCGACCAGCACATATCGACTGTCACGCAGGAAGCCGTCGTAGCAGTCGGTGAGGTTCCTCGCGATTTGCTGTACCCACGCAGCATTCGGATTGGGGGTGATGCCAGCGATCTCGATACGACGTGTGGATATTCGCATGGCGACCAGGATATAGAACGTGACGAGGCCGCCCTGCGTCCATACCTCGACCGTCGTGAAGTCCACTGCAGCAAGCACTTCTCAATGCGCTTTGAGAAACGTATTCCACCTCGTCTTCCGCTGCCGATCTGGTGCCGGTTCGATGCCATGTTCCCGCAGAATGTTCTTGACCATGGTATCGCACAACGTGATGCCCAGATTCTGGAGCGCGCCCTCAATATGGGTGTAACCCCCCATCGGATTCTTCTTCGCTATCCACACAATCAGATCGGCTATTTCCTGCTTGGTGCGAGGCCGACCAACCGTTTGCGCAACGCGCTGAAATCCCACTTCTGCGCCACCAATTCCCGATGCCATCGCAGAATCGTATTCGGTGTTACGATGGTAGCCAAGTCACATAGCAACCTTCGGCCACGGACGTTGTCTTTCACTGCCAGGCGTCGGCGTTGGTCATCATTCAATAGGATGCAGCTCTTGCCCCGCTTCTCCCGGAGCACTTGGTTCTCCGCCTGAAGATACTCGATGATGCGTTGTTGCCCGCGATTCAGCTGCGAAGCCACAAAAAGGACAATCAGGTGCCAAGGCCTGAGAATGAACTCCAACATGCGGTCAGACGCTCCTTTCCAATCAGAAAAGAGGTATGATGCCCGCTCTTCCGCGCCCGATCAATTGCTTTAACCTACCAAACACGCGTTAGACCCAAACCAATGCACCGGAACCGCTTAGGACCTCGACCGAATATTCTCACCATACGGCCCGTAAGACGGGCAATTTGAAACCCGTAGATATCCGCATGGTCTCGGCAAGCATTTTGGCGTTTGGGTTGGAAGAGGCGTCGGCAAGGATTGTGGTCTCTGCATCAATCACAAACTTAGCTTCTCCTGGCTTTATGTTGCTCGGCCAGGGAATGATTGGAAACCAAGATTGCACGGTTTCAGAGGTACTGGAGACGTCTTCGGGTTCGCGTGCAGTGATGGCGCTGAATGAAGCGATTGACATCGCCAAGAACACGATGGTCATTCCACACACCCTCGTTTTGATCACACACCGGTTGGGTACTTGTTCCCACTATCGGCACGAAAACTCTATCCAGTTCCTTGCGTGTATGTCGATTGGGGCTCGGTGCTTCGAATTCGCCCCCCGCTGGAAACATGCTGCTTGGTGTGATTCGGTCACGGCTTCTTCCGGTAAATGAGCACGGCTGATCCCGGTTTGTCATGCAAGACGATTGAGACGCCCTGACCGATGAGTTCCGTGCCGGTCGTATCCGTCATGGAGGCGGTATCGACGTTTGTAAGGGTATAGAGGGCGCTGGCCTCCACGCCATGGAGCTTTACACGGATTGATTCGTCAGTGCTGTTCGCTCTGCGAAACACTTGCACCATGCCTTCGCCACGTTCCGGACAGTCAAACTGCCAAGCCATCCAAACTGTGTCTTCCAGGCTATACGGTGTCAGTGGATAGAAATCGCCGAGCAAGTAGTCGCTCACAGAGCGCCACTCCTTGACCATGCGAAGATAGTCTGTCCAATCGAGGCCTTCCTGTCTCGGCGCAGAGCGTGCGAGGGCGAACCGTGGACACCAGACACTCCGAGCTGTATAGTCGTCTTTGTAAGGCGCGCCGCTTCCAAAGTACGGGACCCACTGGACCAAACCGTACGTCTGGCATTGCTGCGTGTAGAAAGGTTCGCCAAGGTAATCGCTGCGGAGCAATGGTAGGCCGCGTCGAAGCGTCTCAAGGTCATTGCGTCGGCCGCCGCTGGCGCAACTGTCAATCGGCATGCCGGGATGACGCCGGATTAACTCATCCCAATAGGCCAGGTAGCCCTGCACGTGCAGGTTCTCGCTCACGCCTTGCCGGTCGGGCGAATCACCGCTCCGCCAGAACGCCAACGGGTCCATGTTGAAATCCTGCCGATAGAGGTCGATTCCTTGCTCCGTCAGCATTCGGTCGATGTGGTTGGTGAGCCACTGACGGGCTTCCGCATTGCCAAGATTCAACAGACTGATGTTCGCGCCGATATTTTTCCCGTTGAAAAGCCATTCGGGATGCGTATTCGCTAACCACGTGTCGGGCGAGACGCGCTCAGGCTCGAACCACACGCTGAATCTCACGCCCTTGGAGTGGACGTAGTCAGACACTTCTTTCATACCTTTGGGGTAACGATCCGGGTCGGG
Above is a window of Candidatus Hydrogenedentota bacterium DNA encoding:
- a CDS encoding sialidase family protein, which encodes MSSLAWAALSWQSSGQPPSDAPSAARAVQRYALANCEIEIGPPSEVGRAQGHFWFSTLHRVEGQDILCEVVLADDKAQGQWPAALHLSRDGGATWKPLAQIECYGPISMSLEARKLLIMPYETWPVSEQDKRNARADGTEVALDENGTIHVQRTPMKFLGFPRELADYPGGEVYLLTNGNILRLKNGPWFTTFYGKFAGDGKDSVWSATSADNGSTWQYQATVAEGATLKEAPEGANESNSVRLADGRLLCVYRTGSDYHKSYSADEGATWTAPERMNGVFCVEPQLARLKNGILLLSGGRPGLYVWACADGEGKIWERVNLAEHHNAHVAEESMQYSPDWCGGKWTDPPGSTSYTGMALVGDNEVLVCYDRLGNGWNGAPGPLGTHDAVFCVRIKAWPNQPK
- a CDS encoding integrase core domain-containing protein, with the translated sequence MDFTTVEVWTQGGLVTFYILVAMRISTRRIEIAGITPNPNAAWVQQIARNLTDCYDGFLRDSRYVLVDRDANFLAFCGVIEGSETKAVVTPPHSPNLNANLERYMRSVKSECLNRMIFFGERSLRRALTQFEAHYHGERNHQGLDNNLIEAGSEVGQAWGRVACCNRLGGMLRYYSRQVA